The genomic region CCAAGCAGAGCGTGGAAGTGGGCATCGCGGCCGAGGAGGCCACGGTGAGCGGCTCGCTCGACAAGGAGCTCGTGCGCCAGGTCATCCAGCGCAACCGCGGGCAGATCCGCTTCTGCTACGAGAGCCTGCTCAACCGCTTCCCCAAGCTGGGCGGCAAGGTGGCCATCCGCTTCACCATCGCCACCGAGGGCAACGTGGTGACGTCGTCCGTGGCCCAGTCCACGGCGGGTAACTCCGAGCTGGAGCAGTGCGTGGCCGGCCGCGTGCGCACCTGGACGTTCCCCAAGCCCAAGGGCGGT from Cystobacter fuscus DSM 2262 harbors:
- a CDS encoding TonB family protein produces the protein KQSVEVGIAAEEATVSGSLDKELVRQVIQRNRGQIRFCYESLLNRFPKLGGKVAIRFTIATEGNVVTSSVAQSTAGNSELEQCVAGRVRTWTFPKPKGGGSVVVTYPFIFKAAGE